The window GAATTTATAATTAGAGGGGAAATAATTCCAGATTAAtttagatttatttaaaattgcagcttgttaaaatgtttgtttgaaaatttgaatacgagcttttatttatatatgtatTCTTTATCTTCACATCaaattctggaaaaaaaggTTCACGCAATGTGCATACACGAACAAACTCAAATATTTCATTTATGTTCATTTTTGTTCAGATTAAGAAATCCAAAACGGTTTTAGAACGTGCAAAACCTCAGTGAAGTAAAATGGAGGAAAAggcaggaattttttttttaaaaaaaacaaaatgtcaaaaataaccTCAGCTTTTTTAAGGAAGAGGGCGGAGGAGACTAAAAAAGCCTTCTCCCTTTTTTGTAATAACTTCTAAAACCGTTCTAGGGAttgaaatttggtgactttttaTTCATCATTTTAATTACGTTACGCCTGTTGCCATGGTGACTCATCGGTGAACAGATAGTCagggaacaaatttttttgttaaatattctTACTCACTGTTGCAAAGTCATATAAATGTCTAACATTTTTCAAGGTTCGAAAATATAATGATGACGTCAACTTTCGTGACTTTTAGAAGGGTTTTAAGGACCCCTCGTCAATTTAGAGCCCCCAAATTCCTCCACTTGAATAAGCCTAAGCATTATGCAAAAGGAGATGGAAATGTAGTTAGCATAGATATCCATTTTAAATTCGTAAGTTTTTATTTGAGCCATCGCATAGTTTGCAAAGATTCTACCCAAACtttgaaatgtaaattttaacgTTACAATGAAGAATGCATGTAAATTTCCCACAGTAAACAGGTAGCAGCTATACCTCTTTGAATCATTTCTCTAACCGGCCTCGTTATCACAATAAGTCTAACATTACCAAGTCCTAGAATTAGAAGAACTGCACATGATAGGGCCATAAAAGTAGAACTTCATGGCAACAAAATGCGTTGAAAATTCTTCACCACCCACCTTCACCTGCCAAAAAGTATTTCGATTTGACGTTTTactgtgttatattttttttctttttttcactaGTTTGTTTCTTAATATGTATCTACCGAACAACTCAACGTCGGTAATTAAATATTTCTCCAAAGTAACCcctttaaatatataatataattttttttttcgccacatGAGGTAAAAACAGCTGCTGTGAGCTATAAAACATGGACTAATTAAATAATCTTTAGGCGTGGTCTTGAAATGTTTTTGGtttctataaaataataattttagtaTAATAAGACTCCTTGGATGCAATAAATATGttaagagaaaagaaaaaagaaaagaaaaatttcgtGATAAAACTTTGGCAAAGTCATTGTCAAAATTAACCTTAAGATAAAATTTCTCAACGTTTTTTATTAGCAAATATTAAAATGCTATTTgcaataaaattattctttttttggaacaaaaaagaaagaaacaatTTTGTAACTTTGCTTTGTCTTCATTGTTTGGAAAACAACCAGGCCATTTTGCACAGGTGAGACGACAATTTCTTACAGGCACACAATGCAGCTGTATAGAAGGTTAAAGGTTAAATATTTCAAATAGAAATGTTGCAACACAGGTGATAGGTTGCATTTACAGAAATCTggaattataaaagtttaaTTGGAAATATATAGTTTGATATATCTTGAGGGAAAACAATTGAATTTTTGATATATATTATGGGAGAGAGATTTAGTTTCACAGCTCTTTTGAATTTCCAATTTTGAACATTCTTCCTCCTCTTGACGTCATGGATGATAAGGTATATATATTTTGGCGAGCAGAATCTTAATGCATTAATTTGTCTGCAACCAGAGAAGAATTTCTGCAGTTGTGTATGAAGATGACTTTCGTCGCGAAATTATTGGTCTTTTCACTATGTGTTGTATTGGTGTGTAGCTACAAGCTTGAAAATTCAGGTGGTAAGGAAAAAGGAGAAAATGCTTCTTCTACGTtatttaatattaaaaaaagttgaattatTATAGAATAAAATTAGAAATATGCAAGGCATATAATTAAGCTGTCATCTTTGCATATTATAGCAAAGCAAACACAATTTTTCATAAACTTCAACTACGCAAAAAATATCCATCGGCTGGACTGCATTGATATCCGGACATTTAAAATGTTCACATCAATGCTAGCCAAAAATATCAAGCTGCAAAACTCGATTCAacgttttaaaatttaactGTCAAGAAACCATATAAAAGCGGTATAACTAGGTTTTCTAACATGCACGCTATTTACAAGAACTATCTATATCCTGAGATTTACTCAACAGTATGAATGTGCCATGCATAAGCCCGCAGTCACAATCCTTATTTAAATTACGTAAGTTAGGACATGATTTATCAACCCTTAAAATTTGAGATGGATACTAGTCGTGAAAAGAATtaccaacaaaaataaaatacaataaaaacgaaCATTTAGTCAAAATCTAAACATctttttttgtcaataaaaaataaatactatgGTTTAACCATAATTTATGTCTGAATCTGTGTTAGAAAGATCTAAGCGAACACGGTTACAGTAATTACAGCCATTTATTAATATAGTTCAAAACTGCTACTTTATCTCGTATTGTGCCTCGTTATTTTATAGATGTCGACAATCATAATTCCGACTCAACCGAAAACCGTAACTTCGAATCGACGGACAATCAAAAACGTGATCTAAGTAAGCAAACTTTTTGCGTTTTTAATTATTCCAATGCATTAATCTTGACGcaataagaaaagaaaagctACCAGGAGCATCTATTTGTTCTAATGTCTAGTACAGAtacctaaaaataaataactttctataagttttttatagaaagtttcaaataaGAGCTTTGTTAAGCTGCGCCGCCaaggtttttttattagaaCGCAATacagtttaacaaaagtttgtaGGTTTAGAATTATATGCTGGGAAGAGATTTAAATTTTCATGACTActattaattaaattttattaagatATACTTTACTTTTGCTTTCTTCACCATCTTTTTTGGGTTTCGGTGGGTTCAAACCCTGTGCTAATCGTTCCAGCGAGGAATTAAGCCTTTTAAGAGTTGATATTTTAGTTGATTTTCTGATAAGGAATTTTCCTGCTCTCACAAATCGTTATCTAAACTGGAACTTCTTTATAAGatccgtttttttaaaaaaaaatcagtaaaattcTTTTCACCTTAAATAGAAATCCTAAAACCACTCGGGATTCCTTTGCGTTTTCTTGTTGATGATTAATATaaagaataatttaataatttaatagttttaaataataaatattagcACACACAAGATTTTAGGCAAACCGTTCTGGTTCGCCCCATGTTCCATCAGACCTGTAATTTCTAGAACCCAGACCCTAGATTACCACGTGCCAAATACTCCGCAGGTGTATAGTCAAACTGGATCTCAGGAAGCATAACTATTATTTCAACACTGTTTTGTCCaatttttcacattattttattgtttatttgatTCAGCATCAAGAAACGAGTTAAATCATGCCGAAGACACACGTAAGTCAAAATGACTTGTTATTCTAATTGCTGTAACTCAACAGTCTACTTGTGTTATAAAtgatacattttttttcaatgtagCGTTGAGACTTGGACGTGAAGCAAAACGAAAAACGCGTAAGTTTCGTTAACTTTTGAATAAGAGAGAAAGTGTGTTTCTGTTCTAGTTATACATTTTCCCAATTTCAAGCATTTTAAGgtaaatatcattttttaatttcttgaaaGTTTCTGATATATCTATACATTTACAATTTCAGCATTAGGGTTTAATCGTGCACGTTGGTTTCCATTAGCAACAATTCGAAGCTACATTGCACGTTTAAAACTAAGTCACGATTTGTTTTCCTTGAAACAATTCTTTTACtggcaaaattgtttttttagcgTTAAGACTTGGAAGAGAATCTGATCGTGGTCGAAATAcacgtaatattttttttcattattattttatgataTCCCATAACCAAAACAAGCATACCAAATTGCGTGGTGAACACTGGCTCCACTCTGCAATAtaccttaaaaattaaaataatcaaaGTTCAATACTAACTAACATAAAGACCAGAACTCTTTCAAGAACGCTCTCAATAAGATCTACTGAAACTTTTTCGACGCAATATTTAATTAAGGATTTAAATAGTAGGAGAATGCATAAGACACACGCAAACACCGTGCGCTAGACGAGTTGAGCGGTAGACTGATATAATGGTGCAAGTCTGGCTCATATTGTCTACAATAAAccaaataacaaatatataataaaatataataaaataaccaAATAacataacacaacaaaaaaattcgtTATTACACCTTTTACCCATCCTATGCTCTTTCAGCTTTAAGACTTGGCCGTGAATCTGATCAGGCAAGAAACACACGTAAGTCTTGGTTATCTAATGCtgtaaaaatatttcacaaCATTTCGATtcattttctataaaaaatattttagcctTACGACTTGGACGCGAATTATATCATGAAAGAAAAGACATACGTAAGTCATGAGTTAAACTCACAGCATCATAGGAATTTATGGTAAAAAATGAGATCTCTTTAGACTAAGTTCCAGTTCTGTCGTTAGTTTTCTTTGAACAATAGATGCACAACATATCAGTTGATTGAAATCAACGAAACTTATATTGCCAAATAACACCTATATTTCTATATAGCATTAAGACTGGGGCGAGAATCGGAAGATGACACTCGTAAGTTCACCAAATCTTTATCTTTTCTAAATAGCcgctctttattttattttcactgCTTAAAAGCAGGAAATATAACAGCCAACTGATTTTCCCAATCTGATTCTTGATCAAAAGAGATGTAAGGATAGAGAAATAAAGAGTTCCACAACAATACTGTATTATTTTATGATAATTCAGAGCGTTGTAAGAATTTATTGCGTTCTTGCAATTTTTAGCGATTTATATTTTTGCCACTCCAATTATATTTAGCTTTACGACTTGGACGAGAATCTAACTATGCCAAGGAAACTCGTAAGTTTCTTTTAGATAATAGAAACACAGCATGTAAATTGATTGAAATCAAATAAAACTTATAATGCTTAATATCTTTGTTTAGCATTAAGACTGGGGCGAGAATCTGATCGGGCAAGAAACACACGTAAGTTCACCAAACTTCATTTTTTCTAAATAACTGCATTTATTGGGTCTAAAAATGGGAGCTGAAACATCCCATTGCTTTTTCGGTTAAAACAATTTATATATGAAAAGAGACTTAAGAAAATCCTATAAGTACATGTCAGTGCAACGAGAGAGATTGCTACAaggaaaaaactttaaatacaaCCGCGTACATTGTTGCTTTGTCGAGCATCATATCGTGAAAAAGCAGGTTTTTATTCTGACACTCCAATTATGTTTAGCTTTACGACTTGGACGAGAATCTAACTATGCCAAGGAAACTCGTAAGTTTCTTTTAAACAAGAGATACATAATATTAACTGATTGAAGTCAATTAAAACATATATTGCAAAATAAGCATAAGATTGGGACGAGAAGGCTCTAATTCTAAAAACAACACACGGTCAagctttttttgataaatcactGTTTGCGATTTACGCTAGGAAATTTACACAGCTTTTCATCTTTAGCATTAAGACTTGGAAAACACTCTCGTTACGCTGAAGACACATGTAAGTTGCATTTGAAGAATCAATTCCATCTTACAGGCCACTTGAATATACTGTCGTTCTGTTCTAACTGAATTCACAGCAGGGAGCTATATTTCAGCTGTATTTTGATTTTTCAATGATAATATCAGTTTAATTGCAGCGTTAAATATTAATTATTccactaaaacaaaaatgatcACAAAAATTTGTTATGAAACTAAAGTAGATACATAAACGAAAGATCACTGTACCTATCAATTGCTTCATTGTGTCCTTTTAGCGTTAAGACTTGGACGGCAACACAACAAAGCCAGAGATACACGTAAGTAAAGCTAACAAACCAAGTTATTAAAATAACTAAGATTAATATTGTTAACAGAAATTCCTGTCAATGCCAATAATTGTTTTAATGGATActcgaatttatttttgtaacctTTAAGGGTTGACTCCACGTTTTATATTTATACtaacgttttatttttttttttaacaagtagcaaaaaaacaaataaattaaatttcagtAGACGCAGCCTTGTTCTGTCTTTTCTTATCTATCGTTGTCAAAAACAAATGCAATAAAGGAATCAGAGATACTATAATTgtacgtgttttttttttgttgttgtgcatTTTCTTCGcgctgtttaaataaaaaaaaaaattaatattatttgTTTCCGATTGACAAGAATGGCAATGAATTCTATGgttcattttctttatttttgttacatttataagtttttgAGTAGACATCATTCTAGACTTGTTTTTACATTACTGGTTTTGATGCTTACTACATATTTTGCGGCGTAAATTATTGCGGTTTCGATGCTTACTACATATTTTGCGGCGTAAATTATTGCGGTTTCGATGCTTACTACATATTTTGCGACATAAATTATTGCGTTATGTCAATAATTTGATGATTTTGCGGCATGAATATTGCGATTTTGTTAATTTCTGTCGAGATTTTCCCCCGTTTTAtcttaataaaaatgtttttaatgtttagcATAGTAATTTGTTTGTAtagattattattttatttacattttgcgACTTTAATTATTGCGTTTTGacatgttttcaaaaaatttgcgaCATTTATTATTACTATTCACTATGGTGTATTGCATATTGCGACACAAATTCTTGCGATTTTAAGCAAAACCCGCAATAGCTAATTTATATCTGCAACAATTTATGTCTGCAACAATTTATGTACTGATAAATACGTTCGGTTCAGTATTTTTCCCTTTTAACAGCGTGAACATTATTTTGTCTTTGTTTAGCATTGAGACTCGACAGAGAATCTGATCGTAGCAAAAACACACGTAATTTTTACCATCATGAAAATGAACTATATACTTATTAGTAAACAGAATCGCATCAAATctattttttgtgtttcttaGCATTGAGACTCGGCAGAGAATCTGATCGTAGAAAAAACACACGTAAGTTTTATCATCATGAAAAAGAACTATATACTTCTTAGTAAACAGAATCGTATCAAATATATTATTTTGTCTTTGTTTAGCATTGAGACTCGGCAGAGAATCTGATCGTAGCAAAAACACACGTGAGTTTTATCATCATGAAAATGAACTATATACTTATTAGTAAACAGAATCGTATCAATTctattttttgtgtttcttaGTATTGAGACTCGGAAGAGAATCTGATCGTAGCAGAAACACACGTGAGTTTTACCATTATGAAAATGAACTATATACTTATTAGTAAACAGAAGCGTatcaaatgtattttttgtgtttcttaGCATTGAGACTCGGAAGAGAATCTGATCGTAGCAGAAACACACTTAAGTTTTACCATCATGAAAATGAACTATATACTTATTAGTAAACAGAATATCGTATCAAATGTATTATTTTGTCTTTGTTTAGCATTGAGACTCGGCAGAGAATCTGATCGTAGCAGAAACACACGTAAGTTTTACTATTATGAAAATGAACTATATACTTGATAGTAAACAGAAGCGTATCAAATGTATTATTTTGTCTTTATTTAGCATTGAGACTCGGAAGAGAATCTGATCGTAGCAGAAACACACGTAAGGTTTACCATCATGAAAATGAACTATATACTTATTAGTAAACAGAATCGTATCAAATCTATTATTTTGTCTTTGTTTAGCATTGAGACTCGGCAGAGAATCTGATCGTAGCAGAAACACACGTAAGTTTTACTATTATGAAAATGAACTATATACTTGATAGTAAACAGAAGCGTATCAAATATATTATTTTGTCTTTGTTTAGCATTGAGACTCGGAAGAGAATCTGATCGTAGCAGAAACACACGTAAGTTTTACCATCATGAAAATGAACTATATACTTATTAGTAAACAGAATCATCTTAAACATATTTTCTAGGGCTTAAACCTTAGACCGCTCGGGCATCCGTCCATGTTACATGTTTATTAACATTGACGCTTGGATGAGAAAAAGAATATACCAAGAATACACATGAGCCAGATTTCCTTTAGAATTGTgttgtaaacttcttttacaagCAGAAATTTTAAGAGTGAGGCATCGCAattaattatattattttagCCAATTTTAACTGTTTGATATTTAGCTTTAAGACTAGGACGAGAAGACCATACTCGAAGTTAATTACATTTTTAACTTCATAATAAGTTCTGTTCAATTTCTTTTTACTAAATCGGTGGATTGTTTATCCTGCGACTCCAATTATATTTAGCTTTACGGCTTGGACGAGAGTCTAACTATGCCAATAAAACTCgtaagttttttttcacaattgaTGCACATGTTAATAGATTGAAATCAAATAAAACATATAATAATAACACCTATTTTTATTTAGCATTAAGACTGGGGCGAGTATCTGAAGACGACACTCGTAAGTTTGTTCAttaaatctttatttttctATAATAACTGCATTTTAATGGGTAAAAAAATGGGAGATGCAACATCTCATCgttttttccttaaaaacattttaatatcaAAAGAGACGTAAGACAGTCCTACAGGTACGAGTTAATGCAACGAGAGAGATTgctacaaaaaaactttatatacaACCGCGTACATTGTTGTTTTGTAAAGTTGTCCAGCATTCCAATGTAAGAAAGCAAGTATTTATTCTGACACTCCAATTATGTTTAGCTTTACGACTTGGACGAGAATCTAACTATGCCAAGGAAACacgttagttttttttttagattcacAACATTTCAAATTGATTGAGATCAAATAAAACTTATAATAATGACACCTACTTTTTTTAGCATTACGACTGGGGCGAGAATCTGAAGACGACACTCGTAAGTTTGTTCACcaagttttcattttttcaaaatagttcTTTTTCAATTCCTTTTGGCTATGTGAAAGCAGGAAATTTAACAGCTCGCTGATTTTTGCAATCAGATCATTGATCAAGAGTAACGTAAGAGAATACACTGCATACCATATGCTGGTCCTCCTTACGCAATTCCAACTGAACTGAAGTCTTTTTCTAATGACTTCACATTTTCATTTCAACACTTAGAATCTATTCTGCGTCGCTGCTGCTTTGTagagcaaatttaaaaaagagtttttctcttcgtatttttaaaattttttagaattgttatttttttgtctagcTTTGAGACTTGGAAGAGAGTCTGACGACGCC is drawn from Hydractinia symbiolongicarpus strain clone_291-10 chromosome 8, HSymV2.1, whole genome shotgun sequence and contains these coding sequences:
- the LOC130654945 gene encoding involucrin-like isoform X48, producing the protein MKMTFVAKLLVFSLCVVLVCSYKLENSGDVDNHNSDSTENRNFESTDNQKRDLTSRNELNHAEDTPLRLGREAKRKTPLRLGRESDRGRNTPLRLGRESDQARNTPLRLGRELYHERKDIPLRLGRESEDDTPLRLGRESNYAKETPLRLGRESDRARNTPLRLGRESNYAKETPLRLGRQHNKARDTPLRLGRESDRRKNTPLRLGRESDRSRNTPLRLGRESDRSRNTPLRLGRESNYANKTPLRLGRVSEDDTPLRLGRESNYAKETPLRLGRESEDDTPLRLGRESDDAENTPLRLGREYETSKDTPLRLGRESRHDMNTRLRLGRESDHAKRTPLRLGREHDTAKETPLRLGRESYHDEKDTPLRLGRGSDRNKFKQHENNQKYKRSVNDANNMAM
- the LOC130654945 gene encoding involucrin-like isoform X45, with amino-acid sequence MKMTFVAKLLVFSLCVVLVCSYKLENSGDVDNHNSDSTENRNFESTDNQKRDLTSRNELNHAEDTPLRLGREAKRKTPLRLGRESDRGRNTPLRLGRESDQARNTPLRLGRELYHERKDIPLRLGRESEDDTPLRLGRESNYAKETPLRLGRESDRARNTPLRLGRESNYAKETPLRLGKHSRYAEDTSLRLGRQHNKARDTPLRLGRESDRSRNTPLRLGRESDRSRNTPLRLGRESNYANKTPLRLGRVSEDDTPLRLGRESNYAKETPLRLGRESEDDTPLRLGRESDDAENTPLRLGREYETSKDTPLRLGRESRHDMNTRLRLGRESDHAKRTPLRLGREHDTAKETPLRLGRESYHDEKDTPLRLGRGSDRNKFKQHENNQKYKRSVNDANNMAM
- the LOC130654945 gene encoding uncharacterized protein LOC130654945 isoform X11, which codes for MKMTFVAKLLVFSLCVVLVCSYKLENSGDVDNHNSDSTENRNFESTDNQKRDLTSRNELNHAEDTPLRLGREAKRKTPLRLGRESDRGRNTPLRLGRESDQARNTPLRLGRELYHERKDIPLRLGRESEDDTPLRLGRESNYAKETPLRLGRESDRARNTPLRLGRESNYAKETPLRLGKHSRYAEDTSLRLGRESDRRKNTPLRLGRESDRSKNTLLRLGRESDRSRNTPLRLGRESDRSRNTPLRLGRESDRSRNTPLRLGRESDRSRNTPLRLGRESDRSRNTPLRLGRESDRSRNTPLRLGRESNYANKTPLRLGRVSEDDTPLRLGRESNYAKETPLRLGRESEDDTPLRLGRESDDAENTPLRLGREYETSKDTPLRLGRESRHDMNTRLRLGRESDHAKRTPLRLGREHDTAKETPLRLGRESYHDEKDTPLRLGRGSDRNKFKQHENNQKYKRSVNDANNMAM
- the LOC130654945 gene encoding involucrin-like isoform X14 codes for the protein MKMTFVAKLLVFSLCVVLVCSYKLENSGDVDNHNSDSTENRNFESTDNQKRDLTSRNELNHAEDTPLRLGREAKRKTPLRLGRESDRGRNTPLRLGRESDQARNTPLRLGRELYHERKDIPLRLGRESEDDTPLRLGRESNYAKETPLRLGRESDRARNTPLRLGRESNYAKETPLRLGKHSRYAEDTSLRLGRQHNKARDTPLRLGRESDRSKNTPLRLGRESDRSRNTPLRLGRESDRSRNTPLRLGRESDRSRNTPLRLGRESDRSRNTPLRLGRESDRSRNTPLRLGRESNYANKTPLRLGRVSEDDTPLRLGRESNYAKETPLRLGRESEDDTPLRLGRESDDAENTPLRLGREYETSKDTPLRLGRESRHDMNTRLRLGRESDHAKRTPLRLGREHDTAKETPLRLGRESYHDEKDTPLRLGRGSDRNKFKQHENNQKYKRSVNDANNMAM
- the LOC130654945 gene encoding involucrin-like isoform X47, producing the protein MKMTFVAKLLVFSLCVVLVCSYKLENSGDVDNHNSDSTENRNFESTDNQKRDLTSRNELNHAEDTPLRLGREAKRKTPLRLGRESDRGRNTPLRLGRESDQARNTPLRLGRELYHERKDIPLRLGRESEDDTPLRLGRESNYAKETPLRLGRESDRARNTPLRLGRESNYAKETPLRLGKHSRYAEDTSLRLGRESDRSRNTPLRLGRESDRSRNTPLRLGRESDRSRNTPLRLGRESNYANKTPLRLGRVSEDDTPLRLGRESNYAKETPLRLGRESEDDTPLRLGRESDDAENTPLRLGREYETSKDTPLRLGRESRHDMNTRLRLGRESDHAKRTPLRLGREHDTAKETPLRLGRESYHDEKDTPLRLGRGSDRNKFKQHENNQKYKRSVNDANNMAM
- the LOC130654945 gene encoding involucrin-like isoform X12, whose amino-acid sequence is MKMTFVAKLLVFSLCVVLVCSYKLENSGDVDNHNSDSTENRNFESTDNQKRDLTSRNELNHAEDTPLRLGREAKRKTPLRLGRESDRGRNTPLRLGRESDQARNTPLRLGRELYHERKDIPLRLGRESEDDTPLRLGRESNYAKETPLRLGRESDRARNTPLRLGRESNYAKETPLRLGKHSRYAEDTSLRLGRQHNKARDTPLRLGRESDRRKNTPLRLGRESDRSRNTPLRLGRESDRSRNTPLRLGRESDRSRNTPLRLGRESDRSRNTPLRLGRESDRSRNTPLRLGRESNYANKTPLRLGRVSEDDTPLRLGRESNYAKETPLRLGRESEDDTPLRLGRESDDAENTPLRLGREYETSKDTPLRLGRESRHDMNTRLRLGRESDHAKRTPLRLGREHDTAKETPLRLGRESYHDEKDTPLRLGRGSDRNKFKQHENNQKYKRSVNDANNMAM
- the LOC130654945 gene encoding involucrin-like isoform X2, whose amino-acid sequence is MKMTFVAKLLVFSLCVVLVCSYKLENSGDVDNHNSDSTENRNFESTDNQKRDLTSRNELNHAEDTPLRLGREAKRKTPLRLGRESDRGRNTPLRLGRESDQARNTPLRLGRELYHERKDIPLRLGRESEDDTPLRLGRESNYAKETPLRLGRESDRARNTPLRLGRESNYAKETPLRLGKHSRYAEDTSLRLGRQHNKARDTPLRLGRESDRRKNTPLRLGRESDRSKNTLLRLGRESDRSRNTPLRLGRESDRSRNTPLRLGRESDRSRNTPLRLGRESDRSRNTPLRLGRESDRSRNTPLRLGRESDRSRNTPLRLGRESNYANKTPLRLGRVSEDDTPLRLGRESNYAKETPLRLGRESEDDTPLRLGRESDDAENTPLRLGREYETSKDTPLRLGRESRHDMNTRLRLGRESDHAKRTPLRLGREHDTAKETPLRLGRESYHDEKDTPLRLGRGSDRNKFKQHENNQKYKRSVNDANNMAM
- the LOC130654945 gene encoding involucrin-like isoform X13 — encoded protein: MKMTFVAKLLVFSLCVVLVCSYKLENSGDVDNHNSDSTENRNFESTDNQKRDLTSRNELNHAEDTPLRLGREAKRKTPLRLGRESDRGRNTPLRLGRESDQARNTPLRLGRELYHERKDIPLRLGRESEDDTPLRLGRESNYAKETPLRLGRESDRARNTPLRLGRESNYAKETPLRLGKHSRYAEDTSLRLGRQHNKARDTPLRLGRESDRSKNTLLRLGRESDRSRNTPLRLGRESDRSRNTPLRLGRESDRSRNTPLRLGRESDRSRNTPLRLGRESDRSRNTPLRLGRESNYANKTPLRLGRVSEDDTPLRLGRESNYAKETPLRLGRESEDDTPLRLGRESDDAENTPLRLGREYETSKDTPLRLGRESRHDMNTRLRLGRESDHAKRTPLRLGREHDTAKETPLRLGRESYHDEKDTPLRLGRGSDRNKFKQHENNQKYKRSVNDANNMAM
- the LOC130654945 gene encoding involucrin-like isoform X44, with amino-acid sequence MKMTFVAKLLVFSLCVVLVCSYKLENSGDVDNHNSDSTENRNFESTDNQKRDLTSRNELNHAEDTPLRLGREAKRKTPLRLGRESDRGRNTPLRLGRESDQARNTPLRLGRELYHERKDIPLRLGRESEDDTPLRLGRESNYAKETPLRLGRESDRARNTPLRLGRESNYAKETPLRLGKHSRYAEDTSLRLGRQHNKARDTPLRLDRESDRSKNTPLRLGRESDRSRNTPLRLGRESDRSRNTPLRLGRESNYANKTPLRLGRVSEDDTPLRLGRESNYAKETPLRLGRESEDDTPLRLGRESDDAENTPLRLGREYETSKDTPLRLGRESRHDMNTRLRLGRESDHAKRTPLRLGREHDTAKETPLRLGRESYHDEKDTPLRLGRGSDRNKFKQHENNQKYKRSVNDANNMAM
- the LOC130654945 gene encoding involucrin-like isoform X49 — its product is MKMTFVAKLLVFSLCVVLVCSYKLENSGDVDNHNSDSTENRNFESTDNQKRDLTSRNELNHAEDTPLRLGREAKRKTPLRLGRESDRGRNTPLRLGRESDQARNTPLRLGRELYHERKDIPLRLGRESEDDTPLRLGRESNYAKETPLRLGRESDRARNTPLRLGRESNYAKETPLRLGRQHNKARDTPLRLGRESDRSRNTPLRLGRESDRSRNTPLRLGRESDRSRNTPLRLGRESNYANKTPLRLGRVSEDDTPLRLGRESNYAKETPLRLGRESEDDTPLRLGRESDDAENTPLRLGREYETSKDTPLRLGRESRHDMNTRLRLGRESDHAKRTPLRLGREHDTAKETPLRLGRESYHDEKDTPLRLGRGSDRNKFKQHENNQKYKRSVNDANNMAM
- the LOC130654945 gene encoding involucrin-like isoform X46, giving the protein MKMTFVAKLLVFSLCVVLVCSYKLENSGDVDNHNSDSTENRNFESTDNQKRDLTSRNELNHAEDTPLRLGREAKRKTPLRLGRESDRGRNTPLRLGRESDQARNTPLRLGRELYHERKDIPLRLGRESEDDTPLRLGRESNYAKETPLRLGRESDRARNTPLRLGRESNYAKETPLRLGKHSRYAEDTSLRLGRESDRSRNTPLRLGRESDRSRNTPLRLGRESDRSRNTPLRLGRESNYANKTPLRLGRVSEDDTPLRLGRESNYAKETPLRLGRESEDDTPLRLGRESDDAENTPLRLGREYETSKDTPLRLGRESRHDMNTRLRLGRESDHAKRTPLRLGREHDTAKETPLRLGRESYHDEKDTPLRLGRGSDRNKFKQHENNQKYKRSVNDANNMAM
- the LOC130654945 gene encoding involucrin-like isoform X16, with translation MKMTFVAKLLVFSLCVVLVCSYKLENSGDVDNHNSDSTENRNFESTDNQKRDLTSRNELNHAEDTPLRLGREAKRKTPLRLGRESDRGRNTPLRLGRESDQARNTPLRLGRELYHERKDIPLRLGRESEDDTPLRLGRESNYAKETPLRLGRESDRARNTPLRLGRESNYAKETPLRLGRQHNKARDTPLRLGRESDRSKNTLLRLGRESDRSRNTPLRLGRESDRSRNTPLRLGRESDRSRNTPLRLGRESDRSRNTPLRLGRESDRSRNTPLRLGRESDRSRNTPLRLGRESNYANKTPLRLGRVSEDDTPLRLGRESNYAKETPLRLGRESEDDTPLRLGRESDDAENTPLRLGREYETSKDTPLRLGRESRHDMNTRLRLGRESDHAKRTPLRLGREHDTAKETPLRLGRESYHDEKDTPLRLGRGSDRNKFKQHENNQKYKRSVNDANNMAM